A single region of the Lotus japonicus ecotype B-129 chromosome 4, LjGifu_v1.2 genome encodes:
- the LOC130711829 gene encoding probable 1-deoxy-D-xylulose-5-phosphate synthase 2, chloroplastic has translation MAFCSTFVKPNHSALSPSHIHKAPTPNHGCRTQFCVRASATGAGDGERTIMKKQKDGWEINFSSEKPLTPLLDTVNYPVHMKNLSTQDLEQLAAELRVDIVHSVSNTGGHLSSSLGVVELAVALHHVFNTPEDKIIWDVGHQAYPHKILTGRRSRMHTIRKTSGLAGFPKRDESIHDAFGAGHSSTSISAGLGMAVARDLLGNKNSVISVIGDGAMTAGQAYEAMNNAGFLDTNLIVVLNDNKQVSLPTATLDGPATPVGAISSTLSKLQASTQFRKLREAAKSITKQIGGQTHQVAAKVDEYARGMISASGSTFFEELGLYYIGPVDGHNVEDLVTIFEKVKATPAPGPVLIHIVTEKGKGYPPAEGADDKMHGVVKFDPKTGRQFKPKPSTLSYTQYFAESLIKEAEIDNKIVAIHAAMGGGTGLNYFQKRFPDRCFDVGIAEQHAVTFAAGLATEGLKPFCAIYSSFLQRGYDQVVHDVDLQKLPVRFALDRAGLVGADGPTHCGAFDITFMACLPNMVVMAPSDEAELMHMVATAAAIDDRPSCFRFPRGNGIGATLPLNNKGTPLEIGKGRILIEGSNVALLGYGSVVQNCHHAAKMLSAIGIDVTVADARFCKPLDTDLIKLLAKEHEILITVEEGSIGGFGSHVSQYLSLAGILDGPLKWRAMMLPDRYIDHGSPQDQTEEAGLSSKQIAATVLSLMERPKEAILFK, from the exons ATGGCCTTCTGTAGTACCTTCGTGAAGCCCAACCATTCGGCCCTTTCCCCAAGCCACATACACAAAGCTCCAACTCCAAACCATGGTTGCAGAACACAG TTTTGTGTAAGAGCTTCAGCAACTGGTGCAGGTGATGGGGAAAGGACTATTATGAAGAAACAAAAAGATGGGTGGGAGATCAATTTCTCTAGTGAGAAACCACTAACACCCTTGTTGGATACAGTTAATTACCCTGTTCACATGAAGAACTTGTCCACACAG GATCTTGAACAACTGGCAGCAGAGCTGAGAGTAGACATTGTACACTCTGTTTCAAATACTGGTGGGCATCTTAGCTCAAGCTTGGGGGTGGTGGAGTTAGCAGTGGCTCTGCATCATGTTTTCAATACCCCTGAAGACAAGATCATATGGGATGTTGGCCATCAA GCATACCCTCACAAGATTCTCACAGGTAGAAGGTCCCGCATGCACACAATTAGGAAGACATCAGGGCTAGCAGGCTTTCCGAAAAGGGATGAGAGCATTCATGATGCTTTTGGGGCAGGACACAGTTCTACAAGCATATCAGCTGGTCTTG GCATGGCAGTTGCAAGGGATCTATTGGGAAATAAAAACAGTGTAATTTCAGTGATTGGAGATGGAGCAATGACTGCAGGGCAGGCTTATGAGGCCATGAACAATGCAGGATTCCTTGATACTAACTTGATAGTTGTACTTAATGATAACAAGCAAGTCTCTTTGCCAACTGCAACACTTGATGGCCCTGCAACTCCAGTTGGAGCCATCAGTAGTACTTTAAGCAAACTTCAAGCAAGCACTCAATTCCGCAAACTCAGAGAAGCTGCAAAA AGCATCACAAAACAAATAGGAGGACAAACACACCAAGTTGCTGCAAAAGTAGATGAGTATGCAAGAGGTATGATTAGTGCTTCTGGTTCTACATTTTTTGAGGAGCTCGGGTTATACTACATCGGCCCTGTGGATGGTCATAATGTTGAAGATTTAGTCACCATTTTTGAGAAAGTGAAAGCAACGCCTGCCCCAGGTCCAGTTTTGATTCATATTGTGACAGAAAAAGGGAAGGGATACCCCCCAGCTGAAGGAGCAGATGATAAAATGCATG GTGTTGTGAAGTTTGATCCAAAAACGGGTCGCCAGTTTAAGCCAAAACCCTCCACACTTTCATACACCCAGTACTTTGCTGAATCTTTGATAAAGGAAGCTGAAATCGACAACAAGATAGTAGCTATTCACGCAGCAATGGGTGGAGGAACTGGCCTCAATTATTTCCAGAAAAGGTTTCCAGACCGCTGTTTCGATGTCGGGATAGCTGAACAACATGCTGTTACCTTTGCAGCTGGATTAGCTACTGAAGGCCTCAAGCCATTTTGTGCGATTTATTCATCATTCCTGCAACGTGGTTATGATCAG GTTGTCCACGATGTTGATCTTCAGAAATTACCTGTCCGATTCGCTCTGGATAGAGCTGGTTTGGTTGGTGCAGATGGACCTACTCATTGTGGAGCATTTGACATCACTTTCATGGCTTGCTTGCCCAACATGGTTGTCATGGCTCCATCTGATGAAGCTGAATTGATGCATATGGTTGCAACTGCAGCAGCAATAGATGATAGACCAAGCTGCTTTAGATTCCCAAGGGGTAATGGAATCGGAGCCACTCTTCCCCTTAATAACAAAGGAACCCCTCTAGAG ATAGGAAAAGGCAGAATTCTGATAGAAGGCAGCAACGTAGCTCTTCTAGGATACGGTTCAGTAGTTCAAAATTGCCATCATGCTGCAAAAATGCTTAGCGCAATAGGAATTGATGTTACCGTTGCTGATGCTAGGTTCTGCAAACCTTTGGATACTGATCTCATTAAGCTACTAGCTAAAGAGCATGAAATACTAATCACAGTGGAGGAAGGTTCTATTGGAGGCTTTGGATCGCATGTTTCACAATACTTAAGCTTAGCTGGGATCTTGGATGGTCCTCTGAAG TGGAGAGCGATGATGCTTCCTGATAGGTACATTGACCATGGATCACCCCAAGATCAGACTGAAGAAGCAGGTCTATCATCAAAGCAAATTGCCGCCACGGTCTTGTCTCTTATGGAAAGACCAAAAGAAGCTATTCTATTCAAATAA